The DNA segment CCTTCGACTGGCGCGGCGAAGAAACGGTCTCGGTGCCGGCCGGGGAATACCGGGCATGGCGCGTGCGCATCCGGGCGACCAGCGGGGATCCCGATCTGAAGGAAGTCTGGCTGGGTACCGCGGCGAAGCTGCCGGTGAAGATTCGTACCGTCGATCGCAAAGGAACGGTGCTGGTAATGGTGGCAGAGAAAATACGGTTCGAGCAATGAGCCGCTTACCGAAGACCGCGACAGTGATCGATGCAGCGGCGGATGTGGTCGCGACGATGCTCGATTTCACGCAGCCGGCCGATGCCGTTCTGTCGAACTACTTTCGCAACAATCGTGAACTTGGCCCGCACGAACGCGGTTTCGTCGCCGATACTGCCTATGCGGTGTTGCGCCGCAAGCGTTTTCTCGAACGCCTATGCGGCGAAAAATACACGCCGCGCCAGCTCGTGCTTGCCGCGCTGATGCGCGTGCAGGGCATGAGCCAGCGCCAGTTGAGCGAAACGCTATCCGCCGCCGAGGGCAAATGGCTGACCGAATTCAAGGCACGGCCAGAACCGGAATTGACGCCCGCCGAGCAATGCGATCTGCCGGACTGGCTTTACGAGAAACTTGCTGCCCAATATTCCTCTGCCCAAAGGGCAGAAGCTGATGGTCACCTCCCTCTCTTGGAGAGGGAGGGCGGGAGGGAGAGTGTTGAGGATTTTGAAAGTTTGAGCAGCCATGAATGGCTGCTCAAACTTTCGCGTTCGCTTAATCAACCAGCGCCGCTCGATCTGCGCGTAAATTCGCTGAAGGCGACGCGCGACGAAGTATTGGAGCTATTAGGCAAGTATCGCATCACAGCGGAGCCTTGCCGCTATGCACCGTTCGGCATTCGCCTCAAGGAAAAGCCCGCGTTGTCGCGCGAAACCTTGTT comes from the Georgfuchsia toluolica genome and includes:
- a CDS encoding RsmB/NOP family class I SAM-dependent RNA methyltransferase: MSRLPKTATVIDAAADVVATMLDFTQPADAVLSNYFRNNRELGPHERGFVADTAYAVLRRKRFLERLCGEKYTPRQLVLAALMRVQGMSQRQLSETLSAAEGKWLTEFKARPEPELTPAEQCDLPDWLYEKLAAQYSSAQRAEADGHLPLLEREGGRESVEDFESLSSHEWLLKLSRSLNQPAPLDLRVNSLKATRDEVLELLGKYRITAEPCRYAPFGIRLKEKPALSRETLFIEGKIEVQDEGSQLLGHLLQPKRGEMVADFCAGAGGKTLLLGALMRSTGRLYAFDVSDKRLAKLKPRLARSGLSNVHPAAIASENDIRIKRLAGKMDRVLVDAPCSGLGTLRRNPDLKWRQTPQSVEELTRKQAAILAAAARLVKPGGRVVYATCSLLHEENEDIVGAFLVAHEEFHRLSCGDLLRQQSIALDTGDDLRLFPHLHGTDGFYAAVLERKK